Proteins from a single region of Candidatus Methanosuratincola sp.:
- a CDS encoding tyrosine-type recombinase/integrase: MYGTDGCSCTVQLDEFLKFCRVDLRLSARTVERNRYAIRRILEVCGPNPTRGQLRDFLASIENGSTRDNYIKAMRAYFRDYLGSDVASTFRLSCPDLAPVWCPSKKMVQEFYHALESEKERALYLMYATSGLRRGEVLSLSMGDFDLESRTIFPTKSSSTKRTWYTFFNGECQGALREYLKTRRDPMRSNKLFVISSENYYAMFKLARERTGLAITPKVLRFWFANEMARLGVPDRFIDAFQGRIPRSVLARHYTDYSLENLKAIYDKAGLKVLS, translated from the coding sequence TTGTACGGTACAGATGGCTGCAGTTGTACGGTACAGCTCGACGAGTTCCTCAAGTTCTGCAGGGTGGATCTGCGGCTCTCTGCCAGGACGGTGGAGCGGAACAGGTATGCGATCAGGCGTATCCTCGAAGTTTGCGGTCCCAACCCGACGAGAGGCCAGCTCAGGGACTTCCTGGCTTCCATAGAGAACGGCAGCACCAGGGACAACTACATCAAGGCGATGAGGGCTTACTTCCGTGACTACCTCGGGAGCGACGTCGCGTCCACCTTCAGGCTTAGCTGCCCAGACTTGGCGCCCGTGTGGTGCCCGTCAAAGAAGATGGTCCAGGAATTCTACCACGCGCTCGAAAGCGAGAAGGAGCGGGCGCTGTACTTGATGTACGCTACGAGCGGCTTGAGGCGGGGGGAGGTCCTCTCGCTCTCGATGGGCGATTTCGACCTGGAAAGCAGGACGATCTTCCCTACGAAGTCCTCCTCGACCAAGAGGACGTGGTATACGTTCTTCAACGGGGAATGCCAAGGTGCGCTTAGAGAATACCTGAAGACCAGGCGGGACCCGATGAGGTCGAACAAGCTTTTCGTGATAAGCAGCGAAAACTACTACGCAATGTTCAAGCTCGCGAGGGAAAGGACGGGGCTGGCGATCACCCCCAAGGTCCTCCGCTTCTGGTTCGCCAACGAGATGGCCCGGCTCGGGGTCCCGGACAGGTTCATCGACGCCTTCCAAGGTCGGATCCCCCGTTCGGTGCTGGCGAGGCACTACACCGACTACTCCCTGGAAAACCTGAAGGCGATATACGACAAAGCGGGGCTGAAGGTGCTCTCATGA
- a CDS encoding PPC domain-containing DNA-binding protein codes for MGIEKCECLGEYMYGIPHDSDLLASLKGASEQLGIAAGVFTVIGALKKAVIHYYVQEKKQYRKILLDAPLEIASGIGNIAVKDGDTIVHCHVVLADKEGRCFGGHLGEGSIVFAGEAYIRALSPKIIRKYDQTTGLNLLAI; via the coding sequence TTGGGGATCGAAAAATGCGAGTGCTTGGGTGAATACATGTACGGAATACCTCACGATTCCGATCTGTTGGCATCTCTGAAGGGGGCTTCGGAACAGCTAGGAATCGCCGCAGGCGTATTTACGGTAATCGGGGCTCTTAAGAAGGCAGTAATCCATTATTACGTCCAGGAGAAAAAGCAGTATCGCAAGATTCTTCTGGATGCCCCCTTGGAGATTGCTTCAGGCATTGGAAATATTGCTGTAAAGGACGGCGATACCATAGTCCATTGCCACGTCGTTCTTGCTGACAAAGAGGGGCGGTGCTTTGGAGGACATCTGGGGGAGGGATCGATCGTTTTTGCAGGCGAGGCTTACATCAGGGCTCTCAGTCCGAAAATCATAAGAAAATATGATCAAACCACAGGTCTAAACCTTTTAGCAATATAA
- a CDS encoding multiprotein bridging factor aMBF1, with product MNCEICGKKIVGFPARISIEQSVLLVCQGCSKFGTKIDRTAARKIESTSPKPGPRKLVAKPQRRDKFEEFILVENYGELIRKSRENAKISREELAKRLGEKESVIRRIESGEMYPTAELTIKLERLLKIKLKATLEHVDSGSKPTLAGVTLGDVAVLKDAKS from the coding sequence ATGAATTGTGAAATATGTGGAAAGAAGATCGTTGGCTTCCCTGCCAGGATATCTATTGAGCAGTCGGTTTTGCTGGTATGTCAGGGCTGTTCAAAATTCGGTACGAAGATAGACCGAACGGCTGCACGGAAAATTGAAAGTACGAGTCCTAAACCTGGTCCGAGGAAACTCGTCGCCAAGCCTCAAAGGAGAGACAAGTTCGAGGAGTTCATATTGGTTGAGAATTATGGTGAACTGATAAGAAAATCTAGGGAAAATGCAAAGATTAGTAGAGAAGAACTTGCCAAGCGACTTGGAGAAAAAGAATCTGTGATCAGAAGAATCGAATCAGGCGAGATGTACCCGACGGCAGAGTTGACGATAAAACTCGAGCGTCTCTTGAAAATAAAATTGAAGGCAACGCTTGAGCATGTAGATTCTGGCTCAAAGCCGACTCTCGCGGGCGTAACCTTGGGCGATGTAGCCGTCCTCAAGGATGCGAAGTCATAA
- a CDS encoding site-specific DNA-methyltransferase — protein sequence MEVRLIEGDALEVLRGMPAESFDLIVADPPYLVGGMPRVRGRHLAAMDGSGLEWGSLFRELYRVMRSRATLLVFGHLSSFLRIAPHAEEAGFRYVTDIVWVKPGAVNFLQARKKPLSKHELISVWAKGRLRYNWEGGIEEGEPYGPRKAGRDTFYDAERKGRGNPGFRYMADVVFAPNKPCMPKEERTPHPTQKPLALVRKLVGAFSFPGDSVLDPFAGSGTTLVACRELGRDCVGIEIDPEYAALIRRRAGLEDELQAMSVPS from the coding sequence ATGGAGGTCAGGCTCATCGAGGGCGACGCGCTGGAAGTCCTGCGGGGGATGCCGGCGGAGTCTTTCGACCTTATCGTGGCGGACCCGCCGTATCTCGTCGGCGGGATGCCGAGGGTGAGGGGCAGGCACCTCGCTGCGATGGACGGGAGCGGGCTGGAATGGGGGAGCCTGTTCAGGGAGCTCTACCGCGTGATGCGCAGCCGCGCGACGCTGCTCGTCTTCGGGCACCTGTCCTCCTTCTTGAGGATCGCCCCGCACGCAGAAGAAGCGGGATTCAGGTACGTGACCGACATCGTCTGGGTCAAGCCAGGGGCGGTGAACTTCCTCCAAGCCAGGAAGAAGCCCCTTTCCAAGCATGAGCTGATATCGGTCTGGGCTAAGGGGAGGCTCAGGTACAACTGGGAGGGCGGGATCGAGGAGGGCGAGCCGTACGGGCCGAGGAAGGCGGGGAGGGACACCTTCTACGACGCCGAGCGGAAGGGGAGGGGGAACCCCGGCTTCAGGTACATGGCGGACGTGGTTTTCGCCCCCAACAAGCCGTGCATGCCCAAGGAGGAGCGCACCCCCCACCCTACGCAGAAGCCCCTTGCGCTGGTGCGGAAGCTCGTGGGAGCCTTCAGCTTCCCCGGGGACTCGGTGCTTGACCCCTTCGCGGGATCGGGCACCACACTCGTAGCCTGCAGGGAGCTGGGGAGGGATTGCGTGGGGATAGAGATCGACCCCGAGTACGCTGCACTGATAAGGAGGAGGGCCGGGCTGGAGGATGAGCTCCAAGCAATGTCTGTCCCGTCATGA
- a CDS encoding (2Fe-2S)-binding protein: protein MALCPSCRKKGLGVEKIVVINHSRESTWPIEDADWYLCEQPGCDVVYFTKAGGRVLKRGDVKTRVALKETTSPRPLCYCKMVTEEDVVRAIEHGARTLAEVREATGIGGGGFCALVNPGGSCCSRNYVPFIQDKLKFISKAKKE from the coding sequence ATGGCCTTATGCCCCAGCTGTAGGAAGAAGGGACTTGGAGTTGAGAAAATTGTGGTCATCAACCATTCCAGGGAAAGCACATGGCCCATTGAAGATGCAGATTGGTACCTCTGCGAACAGCCCGGTTGCGATGTGGTATACTTTACAAAGGCAGGGGGGCGCGTTCTCAAAAGGGGCGATGTGAAGACAAGAGTCGCCCTCAAGGAGACAACGTCGCCCCGCCCATTATGCTACTGCAAGATGGTCACGGAAGAGGATGTTGTGAGAGCAATAGAACACGGGGCTAGAACCCTTGCAGAAGTTAGAGAGGCAACAGGAATTGGGGGCGGGGGTTTTTGTGCTCTGGTTAACCCTGGCGGATCATGCTGCAGCCGAAATTATGTGCCATTCATACAAGACAAATTGAAATTCATAAGCAAAGCAAAAAAAGAATGA
- a CDS encoding CBS domain-containing protein, whose translation MKKVKELMTKDVVTINKEKTIVDAAKVIDERGVGSIVVTDDGNIVGVLTERDIITRCVAKECDAAKTKVSDIMSTPVVAIDPEADILDAAKLMVSKMIRRLPVLDGGKLVGIVTTYDLVKNVSKGKRKEDSLIYLAAEYEVF comes from the coding sequence TTGAAGAAAGTAAAAGAGTTAATGACTAAGGACGTAGTCACGATAAATAAGGAAAAAACAATCGTCGATGCTGCGAAAGTTATCGATGAAAGGGGCGTTGGATCGATAGTCGTTACGGACGACGGCAATATTGTCGGTGTCCTGACCGAAAGGGACATAATTACTAGGTGTGTGGCAAAAGAGTGTGACGCTGCAAAGACAAAGGTTTCAGACATAATGTCTACACCGGTGGTAGCGATAGATCCTGAGGCAGATATTCTGGACGCCGCAAAGCTCATGGTCAGCAAGATGATAAGGAGGCTTCCTGTCCTAGACGGGGGCAAGTTGGTGGGAATAGTAACCACCTACGACCTGGTAAAGAACGTTTCCAAAGGGAAGCGTAAAGAAGACTCGCTGATCTATCTTGCGGCTGAATATGAAGTGTTCTAA
- a CDS encoding proteasome-activating nucleotidase: MAENISFKEDSTHLLMQIKKLEQRAQELEAEKRDWFYERERLQREIQVLRAEIEKLTVPPYIEGYITDVLPDGRVVVKSSTGPSLVVNIMRTVDGSKLAPGKRVSLSQRNFAVIEVLPDMLDSYVQVMEVLEAPKVSYSEIGGLDEQIKELRELVELPLLNPDIFEKVGIDPPKGVLLHGPPGCGKTLMAKAVASETKARFIKVVASELVQKYIGEGARMVRELFQMARSKAPSIVFIDEIDAIGSRRADINISGEREVQRTLLQLLSELDGFSARGDVKIIGATNRIDLLDPALLRPGRFDRILEIPTPDAKGREAIFKIHLRRMNVAEGVDAKQLSLLTQGATGASIKAICTEAGLFAIRNFRDHIIMEDFINAIKKILKKEDVKDVRSGTYL, encoded by the coding sequence ATGGCTGAAAATATTAGTTTCAAGGAAGATAGTACGCACCTCCTGATGCAGATAAAGAAGCTTGAGCAGCGCGCTCAGGAGCTTGAGGCCGAGAAGAGGGACTGGTTCTACGAAAGGGAAAGGCTCCAGAGAGAGATCCAAGTCCTTCGAGCAGAGATAGAGAAGCTAACCGTTCCGCCCTACATAGAAGGCTATATCACAGACGTGCTTCCGGACGGACGGGTTGTCGTGAAGAGCTCAACGGGCCCTTCTCTGGTCGTGAACATTATGAGGACTGTAGACGGTTCGAAACTGGCACCCGGAAAGAGGGTGTCTTTGAGTCAGAGGAACTTTGCGGTTATAGAAGTTTTGCCAGATATGCTGGACTCATACGTGCAAGTGATGGAAGTATTGGAGGCACCGAAGGTCAGCTATTCAGAGATCGGAGGCCTGGATGAGCAAATAAAAGAGCTGAGAGAGCTCGTGGAACTTCCTCTCCTGAACCCAGATATCTTTGAGAAGGTTGGAATAGACCCGCCTAAAGGCGTTCTGCTTCACGGTCCACCAGGTTGTGGGAAAACACTTATGGCTAAGGCCGTGGCAAGCGAGACCAAGGCCAGATTCATAAAAGTAGTCGCTTCAGAGCTTGTTCAGAAGTATATTGGCGAGGGCGCCAGGATGGTACGAGAGCTTTTCCAGATGGCAAGAAGCAAGGCGCCAAGCATAGTTTTCATCGATGAAATTGATGCGATCGGAAGCAGAAGAGCCGACATCAACATCAGCGGCGAAAGGGAAGTACAGAGAACCCTTTTACAGCTGCTTAGCGAGCTCGATGGATTCAGCGCCAGGGGAGATGTCAAAATAATAGGGGCTACAAACAGGATTGATTTGCTCGACCCAGCGCTGCTTAGGCCCGGCAGGTTCGACAGAATTTTAGAGATACCCACACCAGACGCCAAGGGGAGGGAGGCGATCTTCAAGATCCACCTTAGGAGAATGAATGTTGCGGAGGGCGTGGATGCCAAGCAACTTTCCCTTCTGACGCAAGGAGCGACTGGTGCGTCAATAAAGGCTATTTGCACTGAGGCTGGACTATTTGCTATTAGGAACTTCAGAGATCACATAATTATGGAAGATTTCATCAATGCAATAAAGAAGATCCTTAAGAAAGAGGATGTAAAGGATGTGCGCAGTGGCACCTACCTCTGA
- a CDS encoding nascent polypeptide-associated complex protein — protein MKRMSPREMKRMMQKMGMGIEEMQGVLKVTIHLKGKNLVIPDPQVTQMKVSGQTIYQVVGEAIEEKSEEPLKIEISEDDAQLVSAQTGASLEEAKKALESTNGDLAQAIMLLSSKA, from the coding sequence ATGAAACGCATGAGCCCTAGGGAAATGAAACGAATGATGCAAAAGATGGGGATGGGAATTGAAGAGATGCAAGGGGTCCTCAAGGTCACCATCCATCTTAAGGGCAAGAACCTGGTTATTCCCGACCCCCAGGTGACTCAGATGAAAGTAAGTGGGCAAACGATATACCAGGTAGTCGGCGAGGCTATCGAAGAAAAGAGCGAGGAACCTTTGAAGATCGAGATCTCCGAGGACGACGCCCAGCTTGTTTCGGCTCAGACTGGCGCGTCTCTTGAAGAGGCCAAGAAGGCTCTGGAGTCCACAAACGGAGACCTCGCACAAGCAATCATGCTCCTTTCATCTAAAGCATAA
- a CDS encoding PUA domain-containing protein, protein MCAVAPTSERATPEELIRLRAVADYQFGRGAGIALFPDGINVVRSRKTGKIKGIFLDKELLATLKPSDGYLALSTTGGSRLLGSFKPLRHRVVVMDEVAEFIKNGRNLFAKHVVEVDLGIRPGEEVIITDKKGNLLAVGKAVLSGKEMKHFKKGLAVNVRRGTGDE, encoded by the coding sequence ATGTGCGCAGTGGCACCTACCTCTGAGAGAGCCACGCCGGAGGAGCTCATAAGGCTAAGGGCGGTCGCGGATTATCAATTCGGGAGGGGGGCGGGGATTGCGCTCTTCCCAGATGGGATCAACGTTGTAAGGTCTAGAAAAACAGGCAAAATAAAAGGGATATTCCTCGATAAAGAGCTCCTTGCTACATTGAAGCCCTCAGACGGTTACCTCGCATTGAGCACTACTGGCGGAAGTAGATTGCTTGGATCTTTCAAGCCACTAAGGCACAGAGTAGTTGTTATGGACGAAGTAGCAGAATTCATCAAAAATGGAAGGAACTTATTTGCTAAACATGTAGTAGAAGTGGACTTGGGAATAAGGCCCGGCGAAGAAGTGATCATAACGGATAAGAAAGGCAACCTATTGGCAGTCGGCAAAGCGGTGCTTAGTGGCAAGGAGATGAAACACTTTAAAAAAGGGTTAGCCGTAAATGTAAGGAGAGGAACCGGCGACGAGTGA
- the tfe gene encoding transcription factor E — protein MPNEALAMIVKELVGNEAVQLIMLLTEQEETTDDELITKTGMKLNNLRKLLYQLFEQNLVSYRRVRDKEAGWFKYYWRVNKTGLGILLNSKKRKVLNKLKERLQYETGNVFFICQKDGARFSFEDAMETNFQCPSCGGKLESLNNQDLVFILKKKIEEIENNLKEAE, from the coding sequence ATGCCCAACGAAGCTTTGGCAATGATTGTGAAGGAGCTGGTGGGCAATGAGGCTGTGCAGCTCATAATGCTGTTGACCGAACAGGAAGAAACGACAGACGATGAACTGATAACAAAAACAGGAATGAAGTTAAACAACTTGAGAAAGTTACTCTATCAGCTTTTCGAGCAGAACCTTGTCTCCTACAGGCGCGTTAGAGACAAAGAGGCGGGGTGGTTCAAGTACTACTGGCGGGTAAACAAGACTGGCCTCGGCATTTTATTAAACTCTAAGAAGAGGAAAGTTCTAAATAAACTAAAGGAGCGCCTCCAATACGAAACGGGGAATGTCTTCTTCATTTGCCAAAAGGACGGTGCGCGTTTTTCTTTTGAGGATGCGATGGAAACCAACTTTCAATGCCCCTCATGCGGCGGAAAACTGGAGAGCCTGAACAACCAGGATTTAGTCTTCATTCTAAAGAAGAAGATTGAGGAAATTGAAAACAACCTAAAAGAAGCAGAATAA
- the nrdD gene encoding anaerobic ribonucleoside-triphosphate reductase, which produces MSSERLMESILSALSNEIRAEVLKMISIGGPLSFTEIMERLNMNPKSDAGKFGYHLRTLIDSELVASDEATGKYYLTLLGQDVANFIYGVEDAVRRKRGEMQVRTSSLTIEPFDRKKIIQALIREAGVPRKLAESISKEAEERLKKLQIRYLTAALIREFVNAILLEKGLEEYRHSLTRLGQPVYDVTLTIENAAYKGLSSPSEIHSLAGDAVYEEYMLLKVLPRTIADAHLSGAIHINNANYWALRPADVQHDIRPILNGDLPPDGTGLTVPSHYAPKSLRGALYATLCLIKTSSELVSNAQTLPFFNVFLSPFISDMGDEEIRSELRDFVYVLNAFINGSHASVGVQLETSVPDFLASLPVDKSSSLKYGDFHDDSIRLLKLFIDVMSNSDGAGKPFLNPALFLKINKKTLVTDDGLESITKACTSSQKWGAVCYINQNPEWQTENVAYNADLSRLDSGWKDWELGAIRNGVLDNITINLPRISYAAKGNDDRLMERLRELVELSKEALMIKRQVIHSRMKDRLLPLFQEQLSGTPYYRVDESAGIVSFIGLPEAVQYHTGLDPSEDSEALRLSIRIVETIKDFCKESSQSIRILPSYITFEPTAQRLTSLDVSSGLVENKSVLPYTEHSVLPLSRPIPLKKRLQVEELFQKLTLGGHFFNIRLEEPFPTSEMICNHVKRIAETADIGAFGFTRDYVYCGKCGTVSAGFEERCTRCSYSGDRLLKYTRIYGRYLPSSKWGSSERMFAMETQRFML; this is translated from the coding sequence TTGTCCTCAGAGCGTCTCATGGAGTCGATTTTGTCAGCCCTTTCTAACGAAATACGGGCTGAAGTGCTCAAGATGATAAGCATCGGCGGCCCTCTTTCATTTACAGAAATCATGGAACGCCTAAATATGAATCCGAAGAGCGACGCAGGTAAATTCGGTTACCATCTCAGAACTTTGATCGACTCAGAGCTGGTAGCTTCGGATGAGGCGACGGGAAAGTACTACTTGACGCTCTTGGGGCAGGATGTTGCCAACTTCATTTACGGTGTAGAAGACGCCGTACGAAGGAAAAGAGGAGAGATGCAGGTAAGAACCTCAAGTTTGACGATAGAGCCGTTCGATAGGAAAAAGATAATCCAGGCATTAATTAGGGAAGCTGGCGTGCCAAGGAAGCTGGCAGAATCGATATCCAAAGAGGCTGAAGAGAGGCTAAAGAAACTGCAGATAAGGTACTTGACTGCTGCCCTTATCAGAGAATTTGTAAACGCAATCCTCTTGGAGAAGGGCCTAGAGGAATATAGACATTCCCTGACGCGCTTGGGCCAGCCCGTCTACGACGTCACCCTTACAATAGAGAATGCTGCTTACAAGGGGCTTTCCTCCCCGTCCGAGATCCACTCGCTGGCGGGCGATGCTGTTTATGAAGAGTATATGTTACTCAAAGTGCTTCCAAGGACTATAGCCGATGCACATCTCAGCGGTGCAATCCACATCAATAATGCGAACTACTGGGCTTTGCGCCCTGCTGATGTACAGCATGACATCCGCCCAATATTGAACGGGGACTTGCCTCCTGACGGCACGGGATTGACCGTCCCTTCACATTATGCCCCCAAAAGCCTGAGGGGTGCCTTGTATGCCACACTCTGTCTTATTAAGACCTCTTCAGAGCTCGTATCCAACGCCCAGACGTTGCCCTTCTTCAACGTCTTTCTTTCACCATTCATTTCTGATATGGGTGATGAGGAGATCCGTTCCGAATTGAGGGATTTTGTGTACGTTCTTAACGCATTTATAAACGGTTCGCATGCCTCTGTTGGGGTCCAGCTCGAAACCTCCGTCCCTGATTTTTTGGCAAGTCTGCCAGTCGATAAGTCATCCTCTCTCAAATACGGCGATTTTCACGATGACTCGATCCGTCTCCTAAAGCTATTCATAGATGTGATGAGTAATTCAGACGGCGCAGGAAAGCCGTTCCTGAATCCTGCACTCTTTCTTAAAATTAACAAGAAAACACTCGTTACTGATGACGGGCTGGAATCGATTACCAAGGCATGCACAAGTTCCCAGAAATGGGGGGCTGTTTGCTACATAAACCAGAACCCTGAATGGCAAACCGAAAACGTGGCATACAATGCCGATCTCTCTAGGCTGGACTCTGGCTGGAAGGACTGGGAGCTGGGGGCGATAAGAAATGGCGTCTTGGACAACATAACGATCAATCTTCCAAGGATCTCCTACGCCGCAAAAGGCAATGATGATAGGCTTATGGAACGGCTGAGAGAGTTGGTCGAGCTGTCCAAGGAGGCCCTGATGATCAAAAGGCAGGTGATCCATTCCAGAATGAAGGATAGGCTTCTCCCCCTTTTCCAAGAACAACTTTCTGGTACGCCATATTACCGGGTTGACGAGTCAGCAGGGATTGTGAGTTTCATTGGGCTACCCGAGGCCGTGCAATACCACACAGGGCTCGATCCCTCTGAGGATTCCGAGGCGCTAAGGCTCTCAATACGTATAGTCGAAACGATCAAAGACTTTTGCAAAGAGTCATCGCAATCTATCCGGATACTCCCATCGTACATAACATTTGAGCCGACCGCGCAGCGATTAACGAGCCTCGACGTCTCAAGTGGCTTGGTTGAGAACAAGTCGGTCCTTCCATATACCGAACACTCTGTCCTTCCCCTATCCAGGCCGATTCCCCTGAAAAAGAGGCTTCAAGTGGAGGAGCTTTTCCAGAAGTTGACGCTCGGCGGTCACTTCTTTAACATCCGGCTCGAGGAGCCCTTCCCCACATCAGAGATGATCTGCAACCACGTAAAACGGATCGCAGAGACCGCAGACATCGGGGCCTTTGGCTTCACCAGGGACTATGTGTACTGCGGAAAATGTGGCACTGTTTCAGCCGGGTTCGAAGAGAGGTGCACCCGGTGTTCTTATTCTGGGGACCGCCTGCTCAAGTACACGCGCATCTACGGAAGGTATCTTCCTTCAAGTAAATGGGGCAGTAGTGAAAGGATGTTTGCGATGGAGACCCAGCGCTTTATGCTTTAG
- a CDS encoding TIGR04084 family radical SAM/SPASM domain-containing protein: MLFFVLTTGKCNLNCKYCGGSFPEERVPASATYEFSLLEEFIKNDDEPIIAFYGGEPLMRAAAIRQVIDNIDARFVIQTNGTLWDKLEWDYWKRMDAVLLSIDGTEETTDGYRGQGTYSRVIQAAKALREKGYEGDLIARMAVSERTDIYRDVLHLANLDLFDHIHWQLDVGWNDAWINFDKWCTDSYEPGIDRLVSIWIEELRRGRVLGLVPFLGVLKRLKEGGCNPPCGAGVNSIAIMPNGEIRACPIAYDAEWALLGRLGEADYSEIRRRMQGCGIVGECLQCAYLKGCGGRCLYMNRERYWGETGFKKICAITKHTINAISALKDEIDAIVKNGRIDHNALDYPKFNNSTEIVP, translated from the coding sequence TTGCTATTCTTTGTGCTCACTACCGGAAAGTGCAACCTCAACTGTAAATATTGCGGAGGCAGCTTCCCGGAGGAGCGCGTGCCTGCGAGCGCGACTTACGAATTCTCACTTCTGGAGGAATTTATAAAAAACGATGATGAGCCGATTATCGCTTTCTACGGAGGGGAGCCCCTCATGCGGGCAGCAGCGATAAGGCAGGTTATTGACAACATCGACGCCAGGTTTGTGATCCAGACGAACGGGACGCTGTGGGATAAACTTGAGTGGGACTACTGGAAGAGGATGGATGCGGTTCTTCTTTCGATTGACGGGACTGAGGAGACGACCGACGGATACAGGGGGCAAGGCACGTATAGCAGGGTCATTCAGGCCGCAAAGGCTTTGAGAGAAAAGGGCTATGAGGGGGATCTAATTGCAAGGATGGCAGTCTCCGAGAGGACGGACATCTATCGGGATGTACTCCATCTCGCAAACCTCGACTTATTTGACCATATACACTGGCAATTGGATGTGGGATGGAACGACGCATGGATCAACTTTGACAAATGGTGCACAGATAGCTATGAGCCGGGGATAGACAGGCTGGTAAGCATCTGGATCGAAGAGCTGAGACGGGGCAGAGTGCTTGGTCTTGTGCCATTCCTCGGGGTACTAAAGAGGTTGAAAGAAGGGGGATGCAACCCGCCTTGCGGGGCCGGAGTCAATTCGATAGCGATCATGCCGAACGGCGAGATCAGGGCATGTCCTATCGCATACGACGCCGAATGGGCGCTTCTTGGAAGGCTCGGTGAGGCGGACTATTCTGAGATACGCCGGAGAATGCAAGGCTGCGGCATAGTGGGAGAGTGCTTGCAATGCGCCTACCTTAAGGGGTGTGGCGGAAGGTGCCTCTACATGAACAGGGAACGCTACTGGGGGGAGACAGGGTTCAAAAAGATCTGTGCCATCACAAAGCACACAATCAATGCAATCAGTGCCTTGAAAGACGAGATTGACGCCATTGTGAAGAATGGAAGAATAGATCATAACGCCCTCGATTACCCCAAATTCAACAACAGTACGGAGATTGTCCCATAA